Proteins encoded in a region of the Desulfonatronovibrio magnus genome:
- a CDS encoding PEP/pyruvate-binding domain-containing protein → MWITQLFSYWSRQIFAPGTLLRKKYQYFRDLLALDRYCLEKMAEIEEIHYRSLPCDYARLIRLSEELDDGVAKLIKSIIALNPLRYKALRDYHKKVSFYMHLSLNINDPDTQPPYALPIDQELKEDLAGGKAMNLSLIKSKGFIAPRGFCITTNAFNSIVSANVLRPKINELLSRVCLDSIDDFEKRCAEIQDLILDAVIPDDVQEEIDTFLNDFQGSRLAVRSSAFGEDSDLSFAGQYKSLLKVKPEEFADAFRQVLASKYSPRAMTYRIHAGLPDELLPMAVLVLEMVDADQSGVVYSSGVKDKDEMGIYIVSGLGDKLVSGEVKAKEYFINKKENYEFHQDLPSYLQKLHDQALKLEALFEKPQDIEWVVDKKGSLFLLQTRPLHAIKPDNDAPRLDLPVLAKGEWASPGLISGKIFVIQSKEEISRIPKGSIVVAPGLYPELTAATDLLGGVITREGSAASHFATIAREGSIPVIINVAEAMDTFQNNQLVTLDGNRGIVHDGKAEPRMLFSSKKKTWLTERMKKALEHISTLNLKDADSEDFVPQNCRSMHDLIRFTHEMGVREMFALTDRKGRGLYRSKVLDLDIPLVFRVLNLEKGLTEQGDSQTKVSLDDVTCKPFLAMFSGLGHEKIEWDANIQHFDWQEFDKVSAGVFDPTKSALLSSYGLLASDYMHALIRFGYHFVVVDALLGKEKELNYIQFSFKGGGADESKRLMRLETIRMVLAEFDFSIEVRGDLLKAEYSRESMVETEKRLKVVGYILGRTRLKDMSMDEEKIKKLAQEYSGEIHDILGI, encoded by the coding sequence ATGTGGATCACCCAACTTTTCAGCTACTGGTCCAGACAGATTTTTGCCCCTGGTACACTGCTGCGTAAAAAATACCAGTATTTCAGAGACCTTCTGGCTCTGGACCGCTATTGTCTGGAAAAGATGGCTGAAATTGAGGAGATTCACTATCGCAGCCTGCCATGTGATTATGCACGTCTAATCAGGCTGAGCGAAGAATTAGATGATGGAGTAGCCAAGCTCATCAAAAGCATAATCGCGCTGAATCCCCTGCGATACAAGGCATTACGCGACTACCATAAAAAAGTATCATTTTATATGCATCTGTCGTTGAATATCAACGATCCTGACACCCAACCCCCGTACGCCCTGCCCATTGACCAAGAGCTCAAAGAAGATCTGGCCGGCGGCAAGGCCATGAACCTCAGTCTCATCAAGAGCAAGGGTTTTATTGCTCCAAGAGGTTTCTGTATAACTACCAATGCTTTTAATTCCATAGTTTCCGCCAACGTACTGCGCCCTAAAATTAATGAACTGCTGAGCAGGGTGTGCCTTGATTCCATTGATGACTTTGAAAAGCGGTGTGCTGAAATTCAGGATCTCATACTTGATGCGGTAATTCCAGATGACGTACAGGAAGAGATTGATACCTTTCTTAATGATTTTCAGGGCTCCAGACTTGCTGTACGCTCCAGTGCATTTGGAGAAGACAGTGATTTAAGCTTTGCAGGACAGTATAAAAGCTTGCTCAAGGTCAAACCGGAAGAATTTGCTGACGCCTTCAGACAGGTCCTGGCCAGCAAGTATTCGCCTCGGGCCATGACGTACAGGATTCATGCCGGTCTTCCTGATGAACTGCTGCCCATGGCAGTTCTGGTCCTGGAAATGGTAGATGCTGATCAAAGCGGGGTGGTCTACTCATCTGGTGTCAAAGACAAGGATGAAATGGGCATTTATATTGTATCCGGGCTGGGAGACAAGCTGGTCAGTGGTGAAGTCAAAGCCAAAGAATACTTCATCAACAAGAAAGAAAATTATGAATTCCATCAAGACCTGCCTTCTTATCTGCAGAAGCTCCATGACCAGGCACTTAAGTTAGAGGCATTGTTTGAAAAGCCCCAGGATATTGAGTGGGTGGTGGATAAAAAGGGCAGCCTTTTTTTATTACAGACCAGACCACTACATGCCATCAAACCCGACAACGATGCCCCGAGACTTGACCTGCCGGTTCTGGCCAAGGGTGAATGGGCCAGCCCCGGGCTGATCAGCGGCAAAATATTTGTCATTCAATCCAAGGAAGAAATTTCCAGAATTCCCAAAGGGAGTATAGTTGTTGCTCCTGGTCTGTATCCTGAACTGACAGCAGCCACAGACCTGCTCGGCGGTGTAATAACGAGAGAAGGCAGTGCTGCCAGTCATTTTGCCACTATTGCCAGAGAAGGGTCAATTCCAGTGATTATCAATGTTGCCGAGGCCATGGATACTTTTCAGAATAATCAACTGGTCACTCTCGATGGAAACAGAGGTATAGTCCATGACGGTAAGGCAGAGCCAAGGATGCTCTTTTCATCCAAGAAAAAAACCTGGCTTACCGAGCGCATGAAAAAGGCTCTGGAACATATATCCACCCTGAATCTCAAAGATGCTGACTCAGAAGATTTTGTTCCTCAGAATTGCAGATCCATGCATGACCTGATCCGATTTACGCATGAGATGGGAGTGCGAGAAATGTTTGCCCTGACCGATCGCAAGGGCAGAGGGCTTTATCGTTCTAAAGTGCTGGACCTTGATATTCCATTAGTATTTAGAGTTCTTAACTTAGAAAAAGGGCTTACTGAGCAGGGAGATTCCCAGACTAAGGTGTCCTTAGACGACGTGACCTGCAAACCTTTCCTGGCCATGTTTTCCGGCCTGGGGCATGAAAAGATAGAATGGGATGCAAATATTCAGCATTTTGACTGGCAGGAATTTGACAAGGTCAGCGCCGGTGTTTTTGACCCTACCAAGTCCGCACTACTAAGCAGTTATGGCCTGCTGGCCAGTGACTATATGCACGCCCTTATTCGTTTCGGTTATCACTTTGTGGTTGTGGATGCCCTGCTGGGTAAAGAAAAGGAACTAAACTACATCCAGTTCAGCTTTAAGGGCGGCGGAGCAGATGAATCCAAGCGTCTCATGCGTCTTGAAACCATTCGCATGGTGCTTGCTGAGTTTGATTTCAGTATTGAAGTCCGGGGAGACCTTCTCAAGGCTGAGTATTCCCGGGAAAGTATGGTAGAAACAGAGAAAAGGCTCAAGGTTGTGGGCTATATCCTGGGCAGGACCAGACTGAAGGATATGAGTATGGACGAGGAAAAAATTAAAAAACTCGCTCAGGAGTATTCAGGAGAAATTCATGATATTCTGGGGATTTAA
- a CDS encoding phosphatase domain-containing protein, translating to MIFWGFKAQKKEVVSWVTPSLAVGHAPMSYEHLKKLKKAGIDSIINLCAEFPDLPKIEQDAGFDVYYLPIEDEETPEMQTMDDALEWIDESIYLGKKVMVHCRHGIGRTGTIVSAYLLRKGLSARLVQKKLKKLRSKPSSYCQWKLLRQYGRTQCALKTREPSLEHKNIVDLNPFFDDLEAMLNRIETEISGTGRLCGREHMMCCTEKVKVSFVEAVYIAHKMNVMLSREKRQELISYAVDVLNTRASTDKGLVVQQEKLVCPLSHNRKCSFYTQRPLACRLFDHKNLSKKDRKKLQENIRTLSENLFLAFSGSFLKDDLTFDLNEVISGKYVQKFFYALMKGEAKEK from the coding sequence ATGATATTCTGGGGATTTAAGGCCCAAAAGAAAGAAGTTGTGAGCTGGGTTACTCCAAGTCTTGCAGTGGGGCATGCTCCCATGTCTTACGAACATCTAAAAAAGCTGAAAAAAGCTGGCATTGACTCCATTATCAATCTTTGCGCAGAGTTTCCCGACCTGCCCAAGATTGAGCAGGATGCAGGGTTTGATGTCTATTATCTGCCCATAGAGGATGAAGAAACACCCGAGATGCAGACCATGGATGATGCCCTGGAATGGATAGACGAGTCTATTTATCTCGGCAAAAAGGTCATGGTGCACTGCAGGCATGGCATTGGAAGGACCGGAACCATTGTTTCAGCCTATCTGCTGCGCAAAGGACTCAGTGCAAGGCTTGTTCAGAAAAAATTAAAGAAACTTCGTTCCAAACCATCAAGTTACTGCCAGTGGAAACTCTTAAGGCAATACGGCAGGACCCAATGTGCTCTTAAAACCCGTGAGCCCAGCCTGGAGCATAAGAATATTGTTGATCTCAATCCCTTTTTTGATGATCTGGAGGCTATGCTGAACCGGATCGAAACAGAGATTTCCGGAACAGGCAGGCTGTGCGGTCGTGAGCACATGATGTGCTGCACGGAAAAAGTCAAGGTCAGCTTTGTGGAAGCTGTCTATATTGCCCACAAAATGAATGTCATGCTTTCGAGGGAAAAGCGCCAGGAGCTGATCAGCTATGCTGTGGATGTGTTAAACACCAGAGCGTCTACAGACAAGGGCCTGGTTGTCCAGCAGGAAAAACTGGTCTGCCCCCTGAGTCATAATCGAAAGTGTTCATTCTATACTCAAAGGCCCCTGGCATGTCGACTGTTTGATCATAAAAATCTGTCTAAGAAGGACAGAAAAAAGCTGCAGGAAAATATTCGTACACTCTCGGAAAATTTATTTCTGGCCTTTAGCGGTAGCTTTCTAAAGGATGATCTTACATTTGATCTCAACGAAGTCATTTCCGGCAAGTATGTTCAGAAATTCTTCTATGCACTTATGAAAGGCGAAGCTAAGGAGAAATAA
- a CDS encoding permease has product MLETMHNASMIFLSIVFESAPFILMGAFFSSLVLVFIPKEFFQKYLPANPLLSIPPALILSAVFPVCECAIIPVIRGLVRKGMPLCAGAVFLVAAPILNPIVLASSFYAFRFDLQVVALRFGVAALVAVLVGLAVYIFLESRPGFKLDRQLPMSFEKQASPGFFSFASWKRIFDHTVDEFFTVGKYFILGAGIASLFQTMLSQQMVFNLAESVFISPLIMMFMAYVLSLCSTADAFVAASFAHTFPTMSIVAFLVFGPMLDIKNTAMLLGYFPVRFVVVFVISVSIAVYLTVVTLHHILG; this is encoded by the coding sequence ATGCTTGAGACCATGCATAACGCGTCAATGATCTTTTTGAGCATTGTGTTTGAGTCTGCCCCATTCATTCTGATGGGTGCTTTTTTTTCCTCTTTGGTTCTTGTTTTTATTCCCAAAGAGTTTTTTCAGAAATACCTGCCTGCCAATCCTTTGCTGTCCATCCCTCCGGCTTTGATTTTGAGTGCTGTATTTCCTGTGTGTGAATGCGCTATCATTCCTGTCATACGCGGTCTGGTTCGCAAAGGCATGCCGCTTTGCGCCGGTGCTGTCTTTCTTGTTGCCGCGCCCATTCTAAACCCTATTGTTCTGGCCTCATCGTTTTATGCCTTCAGATTTGATCTGCAGGTTGTGGCCCTCAGGTTTGGAGTGGCTGCCCTGGTGGCAGTGCTTGTAGGGCTTGCAGTGTATATTTTTCTGGAGTCCAGGCCGGGATTCAAACTTGATAGACAGCTTCCCATGTCTTTTGAGAAACAGGCAAGCCCCGGTTTTTTCAGCTTTGCCTCCTGGAAAAGAATTTTTGATCATACTGTTGATGAATTTTTTACTGTGGGCAAATATTTTATTCTCGGTGCGGGCATAGCCTCGTTGTTTCAGACCATGCTCAGTCAGCAGATGGTATTCAATCTGGCTGAATCTGTATTTATCTCGCCGTTGATCATGATGTTCATGGCATATGTGCTGTCGCTTTGTTCCACTGCAGATGCTTTTGTTGCTGCATCCTTTGCCCATACCTTTCCCACCATGTCCATTGTGGCATTTCTGGTTTTTGGTCCAATGCTTGATATCAAGAATACAGCCATGCTTCTGGGCTATTTTCCGGTCCGGTTCGTTGTTGTGTTTGTAATATCAGTAAGTATTGCTGTATATCTTACTGTGGTAACTCTGCATCATATCCTGGGATGA
- a CDS encoding TIGR03943 family putative permease subunit — MLKAIILLLLAIMQVKLIYTGDILYFLAPQMLAFFYFSTFSFLFLAAYKAMIILAETGLVKHDSCDCGCPDGHESNLGRPVMYALFCILLGLGFFVQPKLLDSSVAQKKGIIYHQIQPRERLEDDQVGDVYDQPEEIDHEWWENYVFEGEEHSEALDKEQEALKQDLGIWYDSDYYQELAERLLSMDRIVVDEKGFLDIMMVIAAYQDEFQDREIELSGFVYRDHMMDDSELAVTRTAITCCLADATFYGILVRGQGLADFATDSWIKVTGKIDQAFVFDQNMLMIRADNVQQIPVPESPYVYPYIYRQYMP; from the coding sequence ATGCTGAAAGCCATAATTTTGCTGTTGCTGGCCATTATGCAGGTCAAGCTGATCTATACAGGAGATATTCTATACTTTCTTGCCCCGCAAATGCTTGCTTTTTTCTATTTCTCCACCTTCAGTTTTCTTTTTCTTGCTGCTTACAAGGCCATGATTATTCTGGCTGAAACAGGCCTGGTAAAACATGACAGTTGCGACTGCGGGTGTCCTGACGGGCATGAGTCCAACCTGGGCAGACCTGTGATGTATGCCCTGTTCTGCATACTCCTGGGGCTGGGTTTTTTTGTGCAGCCCAAGCTGTTAGACAGTTCTGTGGCACAAAAAAAAGGCATTATTTACCATCAGATACAGCCCAGGGAACGCCTGGAGGATGATCAGGTGGGCGATGTATATGATCAGCCAGAAGAAATTGACCATGAATGGTGGGAAAATTATGTCTTTGAGGGTGAGGAACACTCAGAGGCGCTTGATAAAGAGCAGGAAGCGCTCAAGCAGGACCTCGGTATCTGGTATGATTCGGATTATTACCAGGAGCTGGCGGAAAGGTTGCTGAGTATGGACAGAATTGTTGTGGACGAAAAAGGATTTCTGGACATTATGATGGTCATTGCAGCTTATCAGGATGAGTTTCAGGACCGGGAGATCGAGTTGTCAGGGTTTGTGTACCGAGACCATATGATGGATGATAGTGAGCTTGCCGTGACCCGGACAGCCATTACCTGCTGCCTGGCTGATGCTACATTTTACGGTATCCTGGTGCGTGGGCAGGGCCTGGCTGATTTTGCCACTGATTCATGGATAAAAGTGACCGGCAAGATTGATCAGGCTTTTGTTTTTGACCAGAACATGCTTATGATCAGGGCTGATAATGTTCAGCAGATACCTGTCCCGGAATCTCCTTATGTTTATCCGTATATTTACAGGCAATACATGCCATAA
- a CDS encoding amino acid ABC transporter ATP-binding protein — protein MIEFKHVHKWFDSLYVLNDIHLHIEKGEVVVVCGPSGSGKSTLIRCINRLEPIQKGEILVDGINLYAPNVNLTKLRAEIGFVFQQFNLYPHMSVLENISLAPTLVRGLTQKQAYEQAMALLEKVNIPDKAHHYPSQLSGGQQQRVAIARGLAMNPKIMLFDEPTSALDPEMINEVLDVMKALALEGMTMVVVTHEMGFAREVADRVIFMDEGILVEQNTPSLFFTQPQTDRAKSFLSKILSH, from the coding sequence TTGATTGAGTTTAAACATGTTCACAAGTGGTTTGACAGCCTGTACGTCCTTAACGATATCCATCTGCATATAGAAAAGGGCGAGGTTGTAGTTGTGTGCGGCCCGTCAGGCTCCGGCAAAAGCACGCTGATTCGCTGTATCAATCGCTTGGAGCCAATTCAAAAAGGGGAAATTCTTGTAGACGGAATTAACCTCTACGCTCCTAATGTTAATCTCACCAAGCTGCGGGCTGAAATTGGCTTTGTTTTTCAGCAATTCAATCTTTACCCTCATATGAGTGTGCTTGAAAACATATCTCTGGCGCCTACTCTTGTGCGCGGCTTAACCCAGAAGCAAGCTTATGAACAAGCCATGGCACTGTTAGAAAAAGTCAATATTCCAGATAAGGCACATCACTACCCATCACAATTGTCCGGAGGGCAGCAGCAGCGTGTGGCCATTGCCCGGGGGCTGGCCATGAACCCCAAGATAATGCTTTTTGATGAACCAACTTCAGCCCTGGATCCGGAAATGATCAATGAAGTTCTGGATGTAATGAAAGCCCTGGCCTTAGAAGGCATGACCATGGTTGTTGTTACGCATGAAATGGGCTTTGCCCGTGAAGTGGCAGACAGGGTCATATTTATGGATGAAGGTATCCTGGTGGAGCAGAACACTCCATCTCTTTTCTTTACTCAACCCCAGACTGATAGGGCAAAAAGCTTTCTCAGTAAAATACTATCCCATTAA
- a CDS encoding ABC transporter substrate-binding protein, with protein MRFWKSVFFALAALLVWSQVALAGPTYDRVMESGVVRVGIMTDSIPGAFYNDNNEWVGFDVDIAEEVAKRLGVEIERVAVTNRTRITFIQQGRIDMSVANMTHTRERDRVIDFSITYFFDGQKILAPAGQFSDIEDLVGKRIATMQGTTSEINIRNLLRELGDPDYASNVISFQRESEAFQALKLGRVAGWSTDSTILLGYAAQEPGKWELVGDFISDEPYGIGVPQDDSAWRDAINFALQDMWLDGTYMEIYNKWYGPDTPYYFPMTRQIEVWP; from the coding sequence ATGCGTTTTTGGAAGAGTGTTTTTTTTGCGCTGGCTGCATTGCTTGTCTGGTCACAGGTTGCTCTGGCCGGTCCAACCTATGACAGGGTAATGGAATCAGGAGTTGTCAGGGTGGGCATAATGACTGATTCAATTCCCGGTGCCTTTTATAACGACAACAATGAGTGGGTCGGGTTTGATGTGGATATTGCTGAAGAGGTTGCCAAGCGCCTTGGAGTAGAGATTGAAAGGGTAGCTGTGACAAACCGTACGCGCATCACCTTTATTCAGCAGGGACGCATTGATATGTCAGTAGCCAATATGACTCATACCCGTGAAAGGGACAGGGTCATTGACTTCTCCATCACTTACTTTTTCGACGGTCAGAAAATTCTGGCCCCGGCTGGTCAGTTCTCAGATATTGAAGATTTAGTAGGGAAAAGAATTGCGACAATGCAGGGCACAACCTCTGAAATCAATATCAGGAACCTGCTAAGAGAGCTTGGAGATCCAGATTATGCTTCGAATGTTATTTCCTTTCAGCGTGAATCAGAAGCCTTTCAAGCCCTGAAGCTGGGCCGTGTTGCTGGCTGGTCCACAGACAGCACAATTTTACTGGGCTATGCAGCTCAGGAGCCTGGAAAGTGGGAACTTGTGGGTGATTTCATAAGCGATGAACCTTATGGAATAGGTGTTCCCCAGGATGACTCCGCCTGGAGAGATGCCATAAATTTTGCACTGCAGGATATGTGGCTTGATGGCACTTATATGGAAATATACAACAAATGGTATGGTCCCGACACCCCATATTACTTCCCCATGACACGACAGATTGAAGTCTGGCCTTAG
- a CDS encoding amino acid ABC transporter permease, producing the protein MYKSWISKAWAQNSILISIFAAAFIYWGFFFEFGYNFDWSVLFTVNPTYGENLGFYLIYGLQVTLKITLISSVLALALGTFFGLGRLSNFKPFYWVSTAYVEFFRNTPLLVQLFFWYFAMPQALPMEMRNWLFGLNYEFWCATIGLAIYTGSFMAEVIRAGIQSIDKGLLEASYSSGLNYFQIMRKIILPLAFRAIIPPLGSEFLNNMKNSSLAMVVGVADLTWQSQQIESLTFRGFEATTAATIIYLSLSLSISGILNTINARLRRTTQRKKDFLSQSYIFISWPFVKTMLVVQRGIAVVVPRQQQGLKLTKTQTAIKQVSLISWKALNAAAKLSFGLLFVYGVYLCAKGLYSFNWQIIWDSLRTLLIWRFPDGRADDIFMGLGGLSFSIIMSVIAISISFFIGLAVGLGRMSKNNILRIPCMMYIEFIRGNPLIIVIFWVYFFIPVFFNTFISVFWSATIALTIFTGAYIAEIVRGGIQNIPKGQFEAAMSTGLGYYRTMRHIILPQALKQMIPAIVGQFIAIFKDTSLAFVIGVMELTYVAQILNNRLMIYPFEIYTTIAVLYFICCYAMSILAARLEHRLTPDKVRLRM; encoded by the coding sequence ATGTACAAATCCTGGATATCCAAAGCCTGGGCTCAAAATTCAATTCTCATCAGTATTTTTGCGGCAGCGTTTATCTACTGGGGTTTTTTCTTTGAGTTTGGATATAATTTTGACTGGAGCGTATTGTTTACAGTCAACCCCACTTATGGAGAAAACCTTGGCTTTTACCTGATATACGGTCTGCAGGTCACTCTCAAGATCACCTTGATCAGCTCTGTACTGGCTCTTGCCCTCGGTACTTTTTTCGGGCTCGGGCGCCTGTCTAACTTTAAACCCTTTTACTGGGTATCAACTGCTTACGTAGAATTTTTCAGAAACACACCTCTTCTAGTTCAGCTCTTCTTCTGGTATTTTGCCATGCCTCAGGCCCTGCCCATGGAAATGCGGAACTGGCTGTTCGGGCTAAACTATGAGTTCTGGTGTGCTACAATCGGCCTTGCCATTTATACCGGATCGTTCATGGCCGAAGTCATCAGGGCTGGAATTCAGTCCATTGACAAGGGATTGCTGGAAGCCTCATATTCCAGCGGGCTTAATTATTTTCAAATCATGCGCAAGATTATTCTGCCTCTGGCATTTCGAGCCATTATTCCTCCCTTAGGCAGTGAGTTTCTCAACAATATGAAGAACTCTTCTCTGGCCATGGTTGTAGGTGTAGCGGACCTGACATGGCAGTCGCAGCAAATTGAATCTCTCACTTTCAGAGGCTTTGAAGCTACAACAGCTGCTACAATTATTTACTTGAGTCTTTCCCTGTCTATTTCCGGCATATTAAATACTATCAATGCCAGACTTCGACGGACGACCCAGCGTAAAAAGGATTTTCTCTCACAGAGTTATATTTTCATATCCTGGCCCTTCGTCAAAACCATGCTTGTTGTGCAAAGGGGGATAGCTGTTGTGGTTCCCAGGCAACAGCAGGGTCTTAAACTTACCAAAACTCAGACCGCCATTAAACAAGTATCACTGATTAGCTGGAAGGCTTTAAATGCTGCTGCTAAACTGAGTTTTGGGCTGCTATTTGTTTATGGTGTCTACTTATGTGCCAAAGGGCTCTATTCTTTTAACTGGCAGATTATCTGGGACAGCCTGAGGACACTTCTCATCTGGCGTTTTCCGGATGGCAGGGCGGATGATATTTTTATGGGCCTGGGAGGTCTTAGTTTCTCCATAATCATGTCAGTAATTGCTATTTCCATCAGCTTTTTTATCGGGCTTGCAGTTGGACTGGGCAGGATGTCAAAAAACAATATTCTGCGCATTCCATGCATGATGTATATTGAATTTATCCGAGGCAATCCTCTGATTATTGTGATTTTCTGGGTTTACTTCTTTATTCCGGTGTTTTTTAATACTTTCATCAGCGTATTCTGGAGCGCAACCATTGCGTTAACTATTTTTACAGGCGCTTACATTGCGGAGATAGTGCGCGGGGGTATTCAAAATATTCCCAAAGGGCAGTTTGAAGCGGCCATGAGTACCGGACTTGGTTATTATCGCACCATGCGCCACATTATTCTGCCCCAGGCACTGAAACAGATGATTCCCGCCATTGTGGGCCAGTTTATCGCCATTTTTAAAGACACGTCCCTGGCCTTTGTAATTGGGGTTATGGAACTTACCTATGTTGCTCAAATCCTGAATAACCGTCTCATGATCTATCCTTTTGAAATTTACACTACCATAGCGGTGCTTTATTTTATCTGCTGCTACGCCATGAGCATTCTGGCAGCCAGGCTGGAACACAGACTAACCCCTGACAAGGTAAGGCTCAGGATGTAA
- a CDS encoding asparaginase domain-containing protein has translation MIKIFITGGTLDKEYRQTDGELVLTKTHVNEILTAGRCGLEIDLEIIMLKDSLFMEDSDRIRIRDKCRETSMNRILITHGTDTMVETAAVLSSQMKDKTIVLVGAMIPFTFRDSDAVFNLGFALAATQILPPGVYIAMNAKIFNWDNVTKNKETGRFEALN, from the coding sequence ATGATCAAGATTTTTATTACCGGCGGTACCCTGGACAAGGAATACCGGCAAACTGATGGCGAGCTGGTTCTGACCAAGACTCATGTTAATGAGATCTTGACTGCAGGCAGGTGTGGTCTTGAGATTGATCTGGAAATAATCATGCTCAAGGATAGCCTGTTTATGGAAGACAGTGACAGAATCAGAATTCGGGACAAATGCCGTGAAACCAGTATGAATAGAATACTTATCACTCATGGCACTGACACCATGGTTGAGACAGCTGCTGTTTTGAGCAGTCAGATGAAAGATAAAACAATCGTGCTGGTGGGAGCAATGATACCTTTTACATTCAGGGATTCCGACGCAGTGTTTAACCTGGGGTTTGCTCTGGCCGCAACCCAGATCCTTCCACCTGGTGTATATATTGCCATGAATGCCAAAATTTTCAATTGGGATAATGTCACCAAGAATAAAGAAACTGGTCGATTTGAGGCTCTGAACTAG
- a CDS encoding Rpn family recombination-promoting nuclease/putative transposase, with translation MSKKISKAHDSFVKNILGREVYARDFIRYYLPERITSQLDLDTLEVSSKSFVSDELKENLTDLVMSLQFKNRDLAEIYMLIEHKSNLYHLTKLQLFGYLNEAWQNKRKDELPIIIPVVFYHGKKKWNYSLEFSDMFKPPGKHYFKYIPKFEHILLQVPEINKQKIKSTIVLEVFNLVLEHIFYPDRRDRIYKAMELLFQGLQAEEAGEIFAVIVKYMLSATDLTPEEVEENVRHLPKGADTVRTTADVLREEGKHEGVIIGEQQGIVKGELKATQETLIDLAVEVYGPIPDMLQVKIKSIQSIENLRALNRKIIRTESLDEFTELVDRAALN, from the coding sequence ATGAGCAAGAAAATATCAAAAGCACACGATAGTTTTGTAAAGAACATTTTAGGCCGTGAGGTCTATGCCAGGGATTTTATCCGCTATTATCTTCCAGAAAGGATTACATCCCAGCTGGACCTGGATACGTTGGAAGTGTCTTCCAAATCCTTTGTCAGTGATGAGCTTAAGGAGAACCTGACAGACTTGGTTATGTCCCTTCAGTTCAAGAATAGAGATCTTGCAGAAATTTATATGCTCATTGAGCATAAAAGCAATTTATATCACCTGACAAAGCTCCAGCTGTTCGGATATCTCAACGAAGCATGGCAGAATAAAAGAAAGGACGAGCTTCCGATAATTATCCCTGTGGTCTTCTACCATGGGAAAAAGAAATGGAACTACAGTCTTGAGTTTTCAGATATGTTCAAGCCTCCGGGAAAGCATTATTTCAAGTATATTCCTAAGTTTGAACATATCTTGCTTCAAGTCCCGGAAATTAATAAGCAAAAGATAAAATCAACTATCGTCCTTGAGGTCTTTAACCTGGTCCTGGAACATATTTTTTATCCAGACAGGCGAGACCGGATATATAAAGCAATGGAACTATTATTTCAGGGATTACAGGCAGAGGAAGCAGGAGAAATCTTTGCAGTAATTGTCAAGTATATGCTTTCCGCCACAGACTTAACCCCTGAAGAAGTGGAAGAAAATGTAAGGCATCTTCCCAAAGGAGCAGATACCGTGAGAACAACAGCAGACGTTTTAAGAGAAGAAGGCAAGCATGAAGGGGTTATTATCGGTGAGCAGCAGGGCATAGTTAAGGGCGAACTTAAAGCCACCCAGGAAACCCTGATAGACCTCGCAGTAGAGGTATACGGACCAATACCCGACATGCTCCAGGTTAAAATCAAGTCCATTCAATCCATAGAGAACCTCAGGGCTCTAAACAGAAAAATAATCAGAACAGAGTCATTGGATGAATTCACAGAACTGGTAGATAGAGCAGCACTCAACTAA